In Procambarus clarkii isolate CNS0578487 chromosome 13, FALCON_Pclarkii_2.0, whole genome shotgun sequence, the following are encoded in one genomic region:
- the LOC123757329 gene encoding zinc finger protein 436-like yields MKTHKCPECGKSFRHLGSMGRHRRVHTDERPFECPECGKRFNRLEHLKTHSLVHSGGQPHQCPECGKRFRHLGSMKDHMMVHTDERPFECPECGKRFTRLEHLKTHSLVHTDDQPHQCPECGKRFRHLGSMVRHRMVHTDERPFECPECGKRFNRLESLKAHRMVHTDDRPHECPDCGKRFRRLGRMSMHRKIHTGEKPFECPECGKGFSTFGNMNLHKRVHTDLPYECTECGRKFRERISIIKHLIEHTDDRPYKCPDCGRGFSHFGRMKVHRMHH; encoded by the coding sequence ATGAAAACTCacaaatgtccagagtgtgggaaaagtttCCGTCATCTTGGGAGTATGGGGAGGCACAGGAGGGTGCATACAGATGAAAGACCTTTTGAGTGTCCAGAGTGCGGGAAGAGATTCAATCGTCTCGAACATTTGAAGACTCATAGTCTAGTGCATTCAGGAGGTCAAcctcaccagtgtccagagtgtgggaaaagattccgtCATCTTGGCAGTATGAAGGATCACATGATGGTGCATACCGATGAAAGACCttttgagtgtccagagtgtgggaagagattcactcgTCTTGAACATTTGAAAACTCATAGTCTAGTGCATACAGATGATCAACCtcatcagtgtccagagtgtggtaaAAGATTCCGTCATCTTGGGAGCATGGTgaggcacaggatggtgcatactgatgaaagaccttttgagtgtccagagtgtgggaagagattcaatcgtCTTGAATCGCTGAAAGCTCACAGAATGGTGCATACAGATGAtcgacctcatgagtgtccagattgTGGAAAAAGATTCCGTCGTCTTGGACGTATGAGCATGCACAGGAAGATTCATACAGGTGAAAAACCatttgagtgtccagagtgtgggaagggttTCAGTACCTTTGGAAACATGAACCTGCACAAAAGGGTGCATACTGATTTACCTTATGAGTGTACTGAGTGTGGCAGAAAATTTAGGGAACGTATATCGATAATAAAACACTTGATAGAGCATACAGATGATCGACCTTATAAGTGTCCAGACTGTGGGAGAGGTTTCAGTCATTTTGGACGTATGAAGGTGCACAGGATGCATCATTGA